The following coding sequences are from one Streptomyces angustmyceticus window:
- a CDS encoding MFS transporter — MSAPHAAPADRAIPEQRRILAVLVFAQILSGAGLAAGITVGALLAEEMLGSTGLAGVPSALFTAGAALGAVGIGQLCRRHGRRPGLALGYAVGALGSLGVVVAAALGSALLLFTSLVVYGAGTATNLMARYAGADLASPARRGRAVSTVLFATTLGAVIGPNLVTLTGQVAHSWGIPRLAGPFLLAVAAFGAAAVALACLLRPDPLRLAEKLAAARADTAAGRPADGAEVLPADRADRRGVATGTLVMVLTQFVMIAVMTMTPVHMRAHGHGTQAAGLVIALHVGAMFLPSPLTGLLVDRIGRRWIAGASGPLLLAAGVVAATSPDSVPALAAALVLLGLGWNFGLVSGTALVTDALPPAGRASAQGLVDVGIALAGAAGGMSSGLVVVLGGYPTLALAGGILALAVVPVVLWAARRPSHPVPAPAVAATTPEQT; from the coding sequence ATGAGCGCACCCCACGCCGCCCCCGCCGACCGCGCGATACCCGAACAGCGGCGGATCCTGGCCGTCCTGGTCTTCGCCCAGATCCTCAGCGGAGCGGGCCTCGCCGCGGGAATCACCGTCGGCGCGCTGCTCGCCGAGGAGATGCTCGGCTCGACCGGCCTGGCGGGCGTGCCCAGCGCGCTGTTCACCGCCGGGGCCGCGCTCGGCGCCGTCGGCATCGGCCAGCTCTGCCGGCGCCACGGCCGGCGTCCCGGCCTGGCGCTCGGGTACGCCGTCGGGGCGCTCGGCAGCCTGGGGGTCGTGGTGGCGGCCGCCCTGGGCAGTGCGCTGCTGCTGTTCACGTCCCTGGTGGTCTACGGAGCCGGGACCGCGACGAACCTGATGGCACGGTACGCGGGTGCGGACCTGGCCTCGCCGGCGCGGCGCGGACGGGCCGTGAGCACCGTGCTGTTCGCCACCACCCTCGGCGCGGTGATCGGCCCCAACCTGGTGACGCTGACCGGGCAGGTCGCACACTCCTGGGGCATCCCCCGTCTGGCCGGTCCTTTCCTGCTCGCGGTCGCCGCGTTCGGGGCGGCCGCGGTGGCCCTGGCCTGCCTGCTGCGGCCCGATCCGCTGCGGCTGGCCGAGAAACTGGCCGCCGCGCGGGCCGACACGGCGGCCGGGCGCCCCGCGGACGGGGCCGAAGTCCTGCCGGCCGACCGGGCGGACCGGCGCGGGGTGGCCACCGGCACCCTGGTCATGGTCCTCACCCAGTTCGTGATGATCGCGGTCATGACGATGACGCCGGTGCACATGCGGGCGCACGGCCACGGCACGCAGGCGGCCGGACTCGTCATCGCCCTCCACGTCGGGGCGATGTTCCTGCCCTCCCCGCTCACCGGTCTGCTGGTCGACCGGATCGGCCGGCGGTGGATCGCCGGCGCGTCCGGTCCGTTGCTGCTGGCCGCCGGGGTGGTCGCCGCCACGTCGCCGGACTCCGTTCCCGCGCTCGCCGCGGCCCTGGTCCTGCTCGGCCTCGGCTGGAACTTCGGCCTGGTCAGCGGCACCGCGCTGGTCACCGACGCGCTGCCGCCCGCCGGCCGGGCCTCGGCGCAGGGGCTGGTGGACGTCGGCATCGCCCTCGCGGGTGCCGCGGGCGGCATGTCCTCGGGACTCGTCGTCGTCCTCGGCGGCTACCCGACGCTGGCGCTGGCCGGCGGCATCCTCGCGCTGGCGGTCGTCCCCGTCGTCCTGTGGGCGGCCCGCCGGCCGTCGCAC
- a CDS encoding glycine-rich domain-containing protein, whose protein sequence is MTTAARISPEDLEDLLGAALYTEVVTHFDGKSAAPREFVARQVTECLRYLYLVSRYRDRLSGLFLPVEQDIDEIWHYLILQTREYRALCEERLPGHFFIEHRSIAYEDYQQEPGREQALEEALRWIPLYCREFGPYDEGALPHWTMVRFLHEQMGLSLAAIAALEPMPT, encoded by the coding sequence ATGACCACCGCAGCGCGGATATCTCCCGAAGACCTCGAAGACCTGCTCGGTGCGGCGCTGTACACCGAGGTGGTCACGCACTTCGACGGCAAGAGCGCCGCGCCGCGGGAGTTCGTGGCGCGCCAGGTCACCGAGTGCCTGCGCTACCTCTACCTCGTCTCCCGGTACCGCGACCGGCTCAGCGGCCTCTTCCTGCCCGTCGAGCAGGACATCGACGAAATCTGGCACTACCTCATCCTGCAGACCCGCGAATACCGTGCGCTGTGCGAGGAACGGCTGCCCGGACACTTCTTCATCGAGCACCGCAGCATCGCCTACGAGGACTACCAGCAGGAACCGGGCCGCGAGCAGGCGCTCGAAGAGGCGCTGCGCTGGATCCCGTTGTACTGCCGGGAGTTCGGCCCGTACGACGAGGGCGCGCTGCCGCACTGGACCATGGTGCGTTTCCTCCATGAGCAGATGGGACTGTCGCTCGCGGCCATCGCGGCGCTGGAACCCATGCCGACGTAG
- a CDS encoding phenylacetate--CoA ligase family protein — MDGQPTAEVIEQIRDIPIYRESLAKGHFPLLDKPEIARGFPDNWMTPRLAAALEAGEAEFVLSTGTHHARMQIIRPPYFLLHSYYRLWSEHPDIADTWESGCRRVSLTTVLATEHVARVNAARRGTPPEPVPSPADRRLDDRTRYLNLRLDPARWERDEVVRMLQEIRDAARAHPRGWYHLDCSGYHLAHLLRKVAEFGLWDDFPPPASIIHAYEYTPVNVRRFLHQHFACPVIDLFGSTELGYLYFSDRRGTYRPHLDKMSVELHPVADGSTIYQLIVTSVRNPFMPLVRYRSGDCVRTLDGTPDPGKISQFCGREKELLGTPHGPVAQGDLDRCIGEASPHVFVYQLRLTGEETARLEYTTFGGTPVEPEQAEVLADSVSALTGRRCRLDHRAHLPIGRSGKYAWLTTGR, encoded by the coding sequence ACCGCCGAGGTCATCGAGCAGATACGCGACATTCCGATCTACCGTGAGTCGCTCGCGAAGGGCCATTTCCCCCTGCTCGACAAGCCGGAGATCGCGCGCGGCTTCCCGGACAACTGGATGACGCCCCGGCTGGCCGCGGCGCTGGAGGCCGGCGAGGCGGAATTCGTCCTCTCCACCGGCACCCACCACGCCCGGATGCAGATCATCCGGCCCCCGTACTTCCTGCTGCACTCGTACTACCGGCTGTGGAGCGAGCACCCCGACATCGCCGACACCTGGGAATCGGGCTGCCGCCGGGTCTCGCTGACCACGGTCCTGGCGACGGAACACGTGGCGCGGGTCAACGCCGCACGGCGCGGCACCCCGCCGGAGCCGGTGCCCTCCCCCGCCGACCGGCGGCTCGACGACCGCACCCGCTATCTCAATCTGCGGCTCGACCCGGCGCGGTGGGAACGCGACGAGGTGGTGCGGATGCTCCAGGAGATCCGGGACGCCGCGCGAGCGCATCCGCGCGGCTGGTACCACCTCGACTGCTCCGGCTACCACCTGGCACATCTGCTGCGGAAGGTCGCCGAATTCGGGCTGTGGGACGACTTCCCGCCGCCCGCCAGCATCATCCACGCCTACGAGTACACCCCGGTGAACGTCCGGCGCTTCCTGCACCAGCACTTCGCCTGCCCGGTCATCGACCTGTTCGGCAGCACCGAGCTGGGCTACCTCTACTTCAGCGACCGCCGCGGCACCTACCGGCCGCACCTGGACAAGATGAGCGTCGAGCTCCACCCGGTGGCCGACGGCAGCACGATCTACCAGCTCATCGTCACCAGCGTGCGCAATCCCTTCATGCCGCTGGTCCGCTACCGCTCGGGCGACTGCGTACGCACCCTGGACGGCACGCCGGACCCGGGGAAGATCTCCCAGTTCTGCGGGCGGGAAAAGGAGTTGCTCGGCACGCCGCACGGCCCCGTCGCACAGGGCGACCTCGACCGGTGCATCGGCGAGGCGTCCCCGCACGTCTTCGTGTACCAGCTGCGGCTGACCGGCGAGGAGACGGCACGGCTGGAGTACACGACGTTCGGCGGCACACCCGTCGAGCCCGAGCAGGCCGAGGTGCTGGCCGACAGCGTCAGCGCCCTGACCGGGCGGCGCTGCCGGCTCGACCACCGTGCCCACCTCCCCATCGGGAGGTCGGGAAAGTACGCCTGGCTCACGACCGGCCGCTGA